The genome window GCCTGGCACTGCTGCCTCCCGTGCCATTTGCCTTCCAGTGACTCTGCTTCATGGAATATGGGTCTCTGCAAATACAGAAGCTTCAACCTAGAGTTGAAGAGTCTTTTTCAAATCACTTACTGTAGTGGGAGTTATGATACTGGGTAGTGGTGGGGcatatctttaattccagcactcgggaagcagaggtgagttcaaggccagcctggtctacaaagtgagtttcagggcaacctaaggctacacagtaaaaccttatctcaaaaaaagaaagaaagagaaagaaagagaaagaaagaaagaaagagagagagaaaggagggagggagggagggaggaaggaagaaagaaagaaagaagaaagaaagaaagaaagaaagaaagaaagaaagaaagaaagaagaaagagaaaaaattcaAACCCTCAGTTATATtaacatgttgtttttttttaatcccagggGAAATGAGCCTGCTTCAGACTgttcacagcagcagactatttgcctcatgcaggctctgagaacatgcactttgccagctgcaaataatttaattctggggactctggagagggaataaatgccaacGCTGAGATGGGTGGAGGCACTCCCAAAGAAGGCTACTGCTTCTCTCCCTGGCCCCTTCCCCATCAAGCTACTGCTGGTTCTTCCTGCTGttgtgtttgctgttgctggtttgctggataGCCTGATGATAAAGATTTGACTTGCTCAAAAGAAATATGTCTTCAAACAGCAGGAACTAGTCTGaagagacatgtgccaccaccaccccttttcAACTAAcctttttctcctacctggtgttagaAAGGATTAGGGTTGGAAAAGAGGTCTAAAAACCCAAATAAGATAGCTAAAAATAAGTATACCAACAATGTATTTACCCCTTGGCTCTATCGGGGATTGAACCTGCAGTTTTTATGCTGGACAAGCACTCTAACACTGAGTTATAGGCCCATCCCTCATCATTTTTCCAGAGGAAACTCAAGGCTTCTATACTCACACTTCCCAATTCCAAAATAAGACaggaacacacaaaacaaaatctaatAAATGTTGCAAGGAAAACCACTCCAAAGTTCAACTTGTGtcttgctttgtcaaaaattagccCAATCCCGAGCTGGAAACTTTTTTCTAGCTGGGGGCAAACCAGACGAGTCACCTCTTGACTCATATCCTCCTCAGTGTGTGACATGACTTAAGTATTTGTCCCCAGCAGAGGAGGCACAAGCTGCTGTGCCAGCTTGGCTGTTCTGCAAAGGGTCACACCAAGTTATTACCCTAGTGATTCTCAACAAGGACAGTTTTGTCACCAGGAAACTTTACAATGTCAGGACAAACTTGATTTCTATAAATGAAGGCTGCTACTGACATCCACCAAGTAAAGACCAGGCACACTACTAAATATCTTCCATCTCCAGAAGAGTCTCTTCTTCCTCTACAATAAAGAATGATCCAGGAGCTGATGAGATAGTTCAGTGTTAAGAACAGTTAAGAACATATGTTGCTCTGCAGAGGGCCTGGTTTTGGCTCCTAGCACCTGTATGGCTATAACTTGTTCCTGGGATCTGCAGGCCTGCGATGGAATGAAGAAAAGGCTTTTCTTCCACAGAACAGAGGAAAAATGATGCAAGCCCTTTTCCATTATCAATTGTAtccttttaaaatgcaaatgtacACTCATCCACacataaacctttttttttttttttttttaaataatgtaatttGGTGCAggtctttaatttcagcactcaggaggcagaggcagacagacctctgtgagttcaaggccagcctggttaaaaaggagttccaggacagacaaagctacacagaaaaaccctgtcttaaaaaaacaaaacaaaacaaacaacaaaaaatgttccAGCTCCAATAGCTAAGCATGCTGAAAAACTGTACTCTGCAGGGCACATCTGATCTGTCAACTATTAACCTTTGTTGGTATTCTTTTAGACtcattcctctcctttcttccttcatcccctctcctcctccacttcttcctctctcttggcTTCCAGCCGTTTCCAATAATGACAACACAgttttgatccttctgcctccaccccaCCCAAAATGAGATTACAGGTAAACACCCTACCAACAAGCTACATCCACatgtcccttttctttttttcagccaCTTCTGGAAATAGTGTGACATCTTGTGTTAAATCctcttaaaatataaaacttaGAGCCTATGAGATGGCTAAGCAGGTAGAGGCACTTGCAAGCAGACCAGACTACCTGAGTTTGCTCCCTGATATCACAAGGCTGTATGAATATGACATACATGCACCTGtattcacaaacacacaatcacagaaataatttttaaatgtaaaaaacaacGTAGCTCTTTTGGTAGGATGCTTGCCTAAGCCagacgtggtggtgcatgcctttaatcctaggacttgggaggcagaagcaggcctctatgagttcaaggcctggtctatcaagtgagttccagaccagcaaagattacatagtgagttcctgttTCAGTACTAGTAGTGATGATgatgcttgcctagtatgcatgataccctgagtttgattcccggaATCACATAAAACTAGAACTCAATGGTCATCCCtgattaaaaaaagtaaaaaccacCTTCACACCtgggccattaaaaaaaaaaaaaaaaaacaggcctcaGGCGATCATTTGTCACCTCAACTCTATAGAATGTCATCAGAGCTCACCAATGGCTATACACACATAAGTCAAGGCTCTGGTTTCAGGCACTACAAAATAGAGCCTGTTGTTTTCAGCTGGGGTGGATAGTGGTGTAAATTATCCATCTCCTAAACCAAGAAACAGGCACTTTCTAAAAACAGTCCAAAACCCATTGTGCTCCAGCCACATGTTCTGGTGCACTAATAACCTGAACCCTGTGACCAGCTGTCCACAAGGCCAGGAGCATCTTAGCATCCACCTTACTCAAACATTGAGATGCCTAGATATATATTGATTTCAAGAAACATTCTTTTCCATCTCAGCAAATGGTCTCATTTCCCACATGAGTGACATAAAATCAAAGACTACAGACCAATCAACTCAAGATGTTCACAGTCTCTTATGTGTAGCTATCTATTTTCATGAGCATGTGAGGGCCTGTTCCTGTCTTTTGTCCCTTATCAGATCTGTCTGTCTCAGGTGTACTAATGTTGCCTGCCAGAAGGTGGTGGGAAAGTCCGTGAAACTGCAATCTGTTGGGACAGGAAATCAAGCAATGTCTTGAGACCAGAGTTGTTTCCTCCCACCCCCTCAGGTGACAGATACCCACACAAGGTCCTattcatgcctttttttttttttttttttctgtcaacagTCTGCGATGGAATGAAAAAAGGGCTATTCtttcccagaacagagaaaaagtgATGCAAACCCTTTTGCATTATCAATTGTATAAAGAAGTCTGGCCTGGACAGATGGAGGGGTAAGCTGAGGTCAACACTGCTGAGTGAACAAACTGATTTATACAGGGGTACATCACCATAAGAGTCACAGCCTATCAGGATATTTTACTTATATGCAATTTCCAAGTGTCAGAAAAGTTCAGCATTGCTTGGCAACTCAGAGCATGactaacagaaaataaattttaataatcgAAGCTTCACTTTTAAGTTTTGCTGAGGAAACAATCTTAGATATAAGAAAAAGTGGACAGTAAGCTGGGAACAAGTAGACACTGATTTCTGACCAAAGCTCCACCAGTGTAGCGCCAAGTAGCGTCTGGACTTGAAGGTCCAGGACTCCAGCTGCGCGCAATGCTCCATTTCCAACCTCTGCAAGAGGCTAATTGACACGACAAGCCCGGATCATGAGCAGCTGCAAGAGAATGAAAACCGGAGATGTAATCAGGCCGAACCAGAGCTCTCGGGTCTGCTCCACTAGCTTCTGGCACAACAGCATCTCAAAGACAAACTTGAGGCTAAGGACGGTGAGAACCCAGAAGAGACGCAATACAGCCAGTCGCTTCTCTCCGTCTTGGAAGAGACGAACGGATACGATGGTGGTGAAGTAGGTGCTGAGCCCATCAGCAGCGAAAAAGGGTACAAATACGTTCCACCAGGAGAGGCCCGGGGCCAAGCCATCCACTCGCAATGCCAACAGCACGGAGAACACCAACAGGGCCAGCAGGTGCACGAAGATCTCGAAGGTGGCGAAGCCCAGCCACTGCACCAGTTCCCGCAGTGAGAATAACATCGCGCCTGTTTAATACCCGCCGGAGTCCGGCCAACGGTGCCCCGTACCGGGCCGTGACCGCTTCGTCCGCGGGCCTGGCTACCGCCTGCTGTCGCTGCTGCACAAGCGAGGCAGCAAGCAGCCCAGCCTGGCGGGAACCCCGACACCGGGGCTGCGCAGGCCTCGGAACCCGAACCTTGACCCGGAAGCGGATGCCAGCAGAAGCCCGCGACGTCTAAGTGCTATCCTCGCCCCTTCCCCTCTGGCGCAGCCTAAACACATCATTTCCTGTTGACAGCGGAAAAGGGAAGTTAGTGGGGGGAGGTGCGGTTGTGGCCGGCGTTTGGGATAATGCCCGCTCCACAGCTCTTGGTGCTTTTCGGCAGCCAGACTGGCACAGCCCAGGATGAGGCGGAGAGGCTGGGCCGTGAGGCTTGGCGCCGGCGGCTAGATTGCCGCGTGCAGGCGCTGGACTCTTATTCCGTGGTGAGGCTCAAGCACTACTGCGGAGACCCTCCACCGGACCTCATGTCCACCGAAGGAGGATGTTTGAGTGAGGCCTTTTAGCCCAGCCGGATTTAGAATAAAGGGAGGCTTGGCCCTAGGCCTCAGCCTGAGAAAGGGAAGGCCTGGTGGCCACTGGGAACAACTCTGTATAAACACTGTAGGTGACAGGCAGTGGGCGGTACGGGGGCGGGGGTACAGAGATCTTACACCTACTTGTGTCTTGTCCTTGAGGCGAATCTTATTAGGGAGCCCCTGGTGATATTTGTATGTGCGACCACAGGCCAAGGAGACCCTCCTGACAACATGAAGGTAAGGCTGGCCTGATGTGTACCCTCGCCCGTTTTCATTGCTATGAGAGGCCCAAGGTGCACAGGAAATTGCTACCCTTCAAAGCATGTTGTGTGTGAGGGAGATTCTTTGAGTAGATCTGGGGAGAGAAAAAGCTCTTAATACCCATTCaatagccaggtgcagtggtgcacacctgtaatcccagcacttagggaggcagaggcaggcggatctctgtgattttgaggacagcctggtctacatagtccagggcagccgaggctacacagagaaacactgactcGAAAGATAAAATAGCCTTGATTTCTATGtttagtcattttgtttgtttcccagaCCTGCGTAGGAATTTGGTCTGAGTAATGTTCAAGATTTGTAATactcagaaaacattttttaattttttttttccccctcaagcACATATATTTCTGGCACCATGTGGAACACAGTAGCCACATTTCTCCTTCGTGGAGCTCAGTGGTAAAACCCATAGGTGTAGTGGTCAATTACCAGGAGATACCTGAAGCTAGGGAAAGTTCCAGATGTTCTGGGGTCGTGGAATGGGACACAattttttggaaggaagaagcacacctttaattctagcactttggaggcagaggcagatgaagcTCTGTGACTTCCAGGTtacccagggctacatggtgagaccctgtctcccaaataaattaataaaagggaGGGGTGGGTAGTTGCGAGAAGCAACCTGGGTGAAGGGCAGATATTTGAGATTCCAAAGCCAGAGACTGTACTGtcagaaaaggggaagaaagaaaagttcattcAGAAAACCTGGGTGGCCACACTGCCTCACATGGGTTTAAGATGAAAGCTATCGAAACTATGGAAGTAGCATGGTAGTACTTGAAAGGTAGCAAGACCACTACCTGTCTGAAGGTGGCAAGAATAATACTAGAGAATGCACCGCCACAAACAAGAGGTACGCAAGAGATGTGAGCTGGTTGGTGGCACGAGGCAGAATAAAGCAGGCACATTTCAGAGAAGCCAGAAAAATAGAGTCAGCAGGATGTGTGATCAAAGGAATCTAAAAGATGGCAGAATCACAACAcaagaaaatgtgatacacagTAAATACACACCTGGACCTGGGTTGCAGGTGCTAGAGGATACCCAGAGAAGCTACAGTTAGCTGTGTAGTACCTAGGAAGGTCCTGGCATGAGTCACTATTGAAGCAgccaaataaaattttgaaaaaccAAAGCCCCTATTCCAGGACTGCCATCTAGCATGATCAGGATCAAACAAAAGGTGTTCCCCTTTTCCAAGGCCGATGATAAGGTGGGAGGCTTAAGAGGTGTCCTTAACGATCAATCATTAAGGAGAACAGTCTATGTGGGGCAGGCACTGTAATCGCCAGCACTAGAAAAGGTGAAATAGGATCAGTTCAGGCTACCCTCACCTACATGACAAAtgtctcaaaagttaaaaaaaaaaaaaaaaaaaagaaagaaaaaatgccaAATATGGTGGTTATACACCTGTAATCTTGGCATTCCAGAAGTTGAAACTGAaggaccatgagtttgaggctagcctcaaagtagTCTCAAACAAAACCAAGTGTTAAAAATAAACAGTTCAATTAAAACCAACTAAGAAAAGGACAAGGAGGTAAAGAAATAGAGATCTCTCTCAGGTCTCAGGTGTGCTGGTCTGTGGACAGATAAGATGTCCAGCACCTGCCATGTAGGAACAGTAGTCAGTTACTGTCTCCTCAATCACAACAGGAACTGGAGTCCTTTGAAGAAGCTGCAGACCCAGCACCACAAAATACGTGCAGGGGCATGGCTCCTCATGTCTGTCTGCTGGACAGGAAAGCCTTAGCTTTGTCCTCTTTATCGTGGTCCTCTTTAAAACACCTTGGAATATAGGAAAAGATCCAATAACTGGGTCTCTGCTTATCCCCTGCTTGTGAAACCCACTGAGTGACAGACATGTCCCAGAGCTTTTCTATCAGCTTCATAAGTACAAATAGGTGTCTCTCACTCATACTCAGAATATGAATGAGTGAATATGTCTGCTGGAGTGAAGACTCCCGTGAAagggaaagacaaacagaatTCAGAATACAGAATAGGTGCAGCATTCCTGGGCTGAGGCTAGTACCAAAGTAAGGCAGACAGGTGGGGAAGCAGGAAAAGCTCTTCAAAGGGTTGGAAGAGATAACTGAGAAGTTCTCCCAAGAActataacaaaaaaacaaattggaaagtggaagaaaaaaataacttaaagatCATCCAGGAGTGAGAGAATGAAGAAGGTGTAGGCAGGAAGTTATTAAGGACAGTAACAATATCACAGAGCTGTGCAGGTAGCAcccacctttgatcccagcacttgggaagcagaggcagacagatctctgtgagtttgaagccagcctggtctacagagcgggttccaggacagccaaagctaaacagagaaactctgtctcaaaaaacaaacaaaagcaaaaaaaaaaaaaaaataatgtcacaGACAAGATTGCAGCCTGAGACAGTGATCATGTGTTTGTAAAGAGGCACTCACACAGTGTGGGTTTAACTTTGGGGATAAACAACGTGGCCTGATGGCGATGGGACAGAGGGCAACAAACTGGAAAAGGTCAGTATAAATCCAGAGTTTGCATGAATCAGTGAGTTGATATCTTCAGAGAGTCAGGGCACAGCCCATCTCCCTTTTTCACCCAGAGGACTTCAGTCAGAACCTCTATCTGGTCCATCCCTTCTGGTGGGTGGTAAATTAATCACCCATTAGACCAGGGTAGGAATAGTGTATTGAGTGTACTGCAAGTGGGCACCAGGCTGTCTTAAAAACTAAGTTCTGCCTGTAACACAGGGCATTGATATACCGGTCTTTATTTATGAGAACTACTTACACAGGATAACTTATCTTTGTGTACAGGTTCTGGTCTGTAATTTGTACCATGCAAAGGAGAGATGTCCATATTGGCCAAAGTACAGTTCAGGGCTCTAATGGTCTTTCTTCTACACCATCCTCTCCCTGCTGGGgcctcagacagacagacagaaaatttGCCTGACCTGAGGTTCTAACACAGTTTCCTTTGACTACAGAACTTCTGGAGGTTCATATTCCGGAAGAGCCTGCTGTCCACTTCCCTCTGTCAAATGGATTTTGCTGTCCTAGGCCTCGGGGACTCTTCATATGCCAAGTAAGTAGGGGTGGACTTGCTAGCCACACAGAGACAGTTATTTAGATGAAAGCAAGAAATGAGACAGGCAGCCAAGCCCCTAGGTGCCCATCCACTATAGACCCTGTGGACTGTGTTGACTGATCAACCTTCTCCACAGATAACTCCCTAATTTTTGTAAGGACTTGACGCAGAGGAGGTCACTGTTGGGGAAGGAACAGAATAGTAGAGTACCACCATGGAATACAGGACATGATGAGGCTCAGAGCAGCCTTATGTTACAGCATTGCGTTACAACACGTGATGAAGTTCAGCAACACCCAATCTGTCCCTTTTCCTCACTAGGTTCAAAACATACTATAAAGTATTGACAACTTGAACAATGAGGTGGACAGCTTATTAGGCTCATGGGTTTCCACTTTCAGGTTTTTTGTGCACAACTGTATCCACAAGCAGTGCTGTTAGCATCATTCACTTCAAGGGATGATAGTAAGGGATTTCTGCTCAGAGGTACAACTAAATAGCTGATACCTAAGACAATAGTACTTGTGCTTTCTGTTTGCCATGGGGCCCAGTGTCATCTGGTTTTGAGAATCCTGAGAAGTTGTGTACATGGTTCTTAATTACTTTAGATAAAAATTGATCAGAGAAAGGAATTTGAGTGTGGTGGCTCGCccacttgtagtcccagcactcagaagactaaGATATGAGGATTGCCAGAAACTGTagagtgagaccctctctctaaaccaaaaagaatagaaaataagaaGATGGCGGTGGTGTGGCCTTGCTCTGCTGGAGATTTTGCTCACTGGTAGTGGATGTGCAGAACAGGTGGGAGGGAGTCCGACTATGGATGTGGTTCCCAAAAGATCAAGCTTGTAATAAGGACCAGTGAGTCTTTACAGACCAAAGAAAGGAAATCCTCTTACCGGAAAATATGgttatctgtgtgtgtgggcgcacacacacacacacagtaaacaaTGGTAACTTTGGAGCCCTAGCCAGGGAATCCAGGACCTTGGTTACTTTAGTGATGTGGGTTGATAAATAAAATGAGACTATCCTCTACATGGCACCTTCTTGAGATCAGGGGACCTACCATTTGTTGTCCTAGTTGTTACTCCAATCTCATTCCCTGCATGCTGAAGCCCCGTCTCCTCCTAGAATGCTGCCAGTCTGCACCACTGAGGAAGTAACCCTTGAGGGAAGCCCTGTACTGTTTTACTCTGCCCAAGAGGTTGGTTAAACTACCACTCCTCACTGTTGTTTCTCCCAGACCCTGGGCCTGCCTTGCTATCTCCACAGGTTCAACTTTGTGGCCAAGAAGCTACATCGCCGGCTGCTGCAGCTAGGGGGCAACGCCCTTCTTCCCCCATGTCTAGGTGATGACCAGCATGAACTGGGGTAAGTGTTGGTGTCAGTGTCCCACTGTGGCACCCCATCTTGGCTCTGGCCAACAGAGTTCAGTGCCTATGCTCTCTTCTAGGCCTGATGCTGCCATTGACCCTTGGTCGAGAGACCTTTGGGAGAAGATAATGGGTCTTTACCCAGTACCCCTCGACTTTCCTGAGATCCCTCCTGGAGTCCCGTGAGTCTGAACTTTGGGTGTATGACTACCAAGGGCCTTCGAGCTGGTTTACTCCACCCCACCCTCGGTATGGTTGAGTAGCCCCTGCACAACTGATATTTCCACTCTCCACAGCTTACCCTCCAGGTACATCTTCGAGATTCTTCAGGATGTCACCAGTATAGGGGCTGAGGAGCTGAACATAACCAGTTCAGCCCCTCAGGGACCCCCATCAGAGTTACAGCCCTTCCTAGCACCTGTGGTCACCAACCAGAGGGTCACTGGCCCTCGACATTTCCAGGATGTTCGGCTAATTGAGTTTGACATTACAGACTCGAATATCAGGTGAGGGTCCAAAGCCCTCAAGCAGTCTGGCAGGGTGCCGATGTGGTCAGGAAAAAAGTAGGTAGGGGTTCAGAAGGCTCTGCCAAAGCCAAGTACTGGGCATCTTAGCAGCTCAGAGATCTCTGCCTACAGACATCCAGCCCTCTGTGAATATGCACTTTATTTAGTCTCTTTAGTCCCCTCATCCTCCTGCAAAGTACACATTCCTTCCCCTCAGCTCCTTTGTTCTTCCTACACCATTCCCACCTCTCTGGTGACTTTTCTGTACAGTTTTGCTGCTGGTGATGTCGTATTAATTCTACCCTCTAACTCAGAGGCCCACACCCAACAGTTCTGTCAAGTACTATGCCTGGACCCCAATCAGATTTTCATGCTTAAACCACGGGAGCCCGGTGAGTATAGGAGATGCACCACTTCTGAACTCTAAAGCACCACCTGATGTTCCTGACCGCCAAATCTCCATGCCATTACTGCAGGTGTCCCTGGCCCACCAGGGCTGCCTCAACCCTGCACTGTGTGGCATCTTGTGTCACAGTACTTGGACATTGCCAGCGTACCCCGCCGTTCCTTCTTTGAGCTCTTGGCTTGTCTCTCCCCACATGTGCTGGAACGGGAGAAGCTGCTAGAATTCAGCTCTGCCAGAGGTCAGGAAGAGCTCTGGGAGTACTGTAATCGACCCCGCAGGACCATCTTGGAGGTAGGCTAGTGAGCAGGCAAGTAGGTAATGGACCCCTGAGCTGTATATGCACACCACCACCATTATAAGACTCTCTCTATCCAGGTACTGTGTGACTTTCCCAACACAGCAGGTGCCATTCCTCCAGACTACCTTTTGGACCTCATCCCTCGGATCCGACCACGGGCCTTCTCCATTGCTTCCTCCTTACTGGTGAGGGACTCTTTGAGTATGACAGAAGATGGGCTGTGGGAAAGCTGGAACTGTCCCTGGATGGGATTAGTAGAAGGCAGGAGTGGTTCAGCAGGGCAGGGCCTTCACTGTGTCCTTAGGCTCATCCCAGGAGGCTACAGATCCTTGTGGCTGTGGTAGAGTACAAGACTCGTCTCAAGGATCCCCGCCGTGGCCTCTGCTCCTCTTGGCTAGCATCCCTAGATCCTGGGCAAGGTAATCCATATTTTGAGGGGTGGAAGAGACTGTAGCCTCAAACTTTTATCTTCCCCTGTTCCTCCTGCTCAAGCCCCAGTGAGTGCCTCAGCCTTGTCTTTTGATCTCCTCTATGTCCTCTCCCTCTTTCAGCAGGACCTGTCCGGGTGCCTCTGTGGGTGAGGCCTGGGAGCCTAGTGTTCCCAAAAACACTAGACACACCCATTATCATGGTGGGGCCTGGAACTGGTGTGGCCCCCTTTCGAGCAGCCATTCAAGAGCGAGTGGCCCATGGCCAGACTGGTGAGTATAGGAGTCCCAGGGCAGTATGACCACTGAGACTGGTCTGGCTGAATCCTTGCATCCAGATGGAGGACACCCTCTCTACCCCAGGAAATTTCTTGTTCTTTGGCTGTCGCCAGCGGGATCAGGATTTTTACTGGCAGACTGAGTGGCAGGAGCTAGAGAAGAAGGGCTGCCTGACACTGGTTACAGCCTTCTCCCGGGAACAGGTGAGTATACTCAAGTTAGGTGGGGCGGGAGCTGGGATGGCTGAGACTCAGCCCCTGCCACCCACAGGAGCAGAAGGTGCATGTGCAGCACCGGCTCCGAGAGCTGGGGCCGCTTGTCTGGGAACTTCTGGATCTCCGAGGTGCCTACTTCTACCTAGCAGGGTGAGGCAACTTGGGAATGTAGAGGAGTGGACCAGATTTCAGAGATGGGGAATGGGGGTTCGGTTCCCAGGGTCACTGAGCTTTCTGAGGCCTGCCCCTCCAGCAATGCTAAGTGTATGCCTACGGACGTTGCCGAAGCCCTGATATCCATTTTTCAAGAAGAAGGAAAACTCTCCAACGCCGATGCAGCTGCCTACCTTGCCAGGCTCCAGCACACATTGCGCTTCCAGACTGAGACCTGGGCCTGAGGAGCCACTTGCTAGCTCACACCCACACTAGGAGCTGCACTGGAGAGCCTACTAAAGTCTAGAGGGCCCCTTTGTCAGGCCCTGTTTGTCTCTGATCCCAGAACACTTGTTAAGACACATGGTATAGCTTTTTGGTTCCAGCTGACCTTGTGGGCTCTCCCTACATACAGGCAAACTTGGGGATACCCAGAGTCTCACACTTAGCCCAACCCCAGTGCAGCCTGCACTCCTGGCTTCCTCAGTCCCTTCATTCTGCCCCAGATCTGCACTATGGACCATAACACCAAGGGCCTGCTAAACTTTCCAAGGAGCATGGAACCCTATGATAACTAACCTAATGCTATTTCCATTCATCCTGTGTACCTGTGCTCAGGTGATAGGCCTCCAGGGGTCAagtctcctgagcactgagaatggGCAAATTGGTTTGCTTCAGG of Meriones unguiculatus strain TT.TT164.6M chromosome 8, Bangor_MerUng_6.1, whole genome shotgun sequence contains these proteins:
- the Ndor1 gene encoding NADPH-dependent diflavin oxidoreductase 1 isoform X7, whose amino-acid sequence is MPAPQLLVLFGSQTGTAQDEAERLGREAWRRRLDCRVQALDSYSVANLIREPLVIFVCATTGQGDPPDNMKNFWRFIFRKSLLSTSLCQMDFAVLGLGDSSYAKFNFVAKKLHRRLLQLGGNALLPPCLGDDQHELGPDAAIDPWSRDLWEKIMGLYPVPLDFPEIPPGVPLPSRYIFEILQDVTSIGAEELNITSSAPQGPPSELQPFLAPVVTNQRVTGPRHFQDVRLIEFDITDSNISFAAGDVVLILPSNSEAHTQQFCQVLCLDPNQIFMLKPREPGVPGPPGLPQPCTVWHLVSQYLDIASVPRRSFFELLACLSPHVLEREKLLEFSSARGQEELWEYCNRPRRTILEVLCDFPNTAGAIPPDYLLDLIPRIRPRAFSIASSLLAHPRRLQILVAVVEYKTRLKDPRRGLCSSWLASLDPGQAGPVRVPLWVRPGSLVFPKTLDTPIIMVGPGTGVAPFRAAIQERVAHGQTGNFLFFGCRQRDQDFYWQTEWQELEKKGCLTLVTAFSREQGH
- the Ndor1 gene encoding NADPH-dependent diflavin oxidoreductase 1 isoform X3, yielding MPAPQLLVLFGSQTGTAQDEAERLGREAWRRRLDCRVQALDSYSVANLIREPLVIFVCATTGQGDPPDNMKNFWRFIFRKSLLSTSLCQMDFAVLGLGDSSYAKFNFVAKKLHRRLLQLGGNALLPPCLGDDQHELGPDAAIDPWSRDLWEKIMGLYPVPLDFPEIPPGVPLPSRYIFEILQDVTSIGAEELNITSSAPQGPPSELQPFLAPVVTNQRVTGPRHFQDVRLIEFDITDSNISFAAGDVVLILPSNSEAHTQQFCQVLCLDPNQIFMLKPREPGVPGPPGLPQPCTVWHLVSQYLDIASVPRRSFFELLACLSPHVLEREKLLEFSSARGQEELWEYCNRPRRTILEQVPFLQTTFWTSSLGSDHGPSPLLPPYWRLQILVAVVEYKTRLKDPRRGLCSSWLASLDPGQAGPVRVPLWVRPGSLVFPKTLDTPIIMVGPGTGVAPFRAAIQERVAHGQTGNFLFFGCRQRDQDFYWQTEWQELEKKGCLTLVTAFSREQEQKVHVQHRLRELGPLVWELLDLRGAYFYLAGNAKCMPTDVAEALISIFQEEGKLSNADAAAYLARLQHTLRFQTETWA
- the Ndor1 gene encoding NADPH-dependent diflavin oxidoreductase 1 isoform X2, producing the protein MPAPQLLVLFGSQTGTAQDEAERLGREAWRRRLDCRVQALDSYSVANLIREPLVIFVCATTGQGDPPDNMKNFWRFIFRKSLLSTSLCQMDFAVLGLGDSSYAKFNFVAKKLHRRLLQLGGNALLPPCLGDDQHELGPDAAIDPWSRDLWEKIMGLYPVPLDFPEIPPGVPLPSRYIFEILQDVTSIGAEELNITSSAPQGPPSELQPFLAPVVTNQRVTGPRHFQDVRLIEFDITDSNISFAAGDVVLILPSNSEAHTQQFCQVLCLDPNQIFMLKPREPGVPGPPGLPQPCTVWHLVSQYLDIASVPRRSFFELLACLSPHVLEREKLLEFSSARGQEELWEYCNRPRRTILEVLCDFPNTAGAIPPDYLLDLIPRIRPRAFSIASSLLAHPRRLQILVAVVEYKTRLKDPRRGLCSSWLASLDPGQGPVRVPLWVRPGSLVFPKTLDTPIIMVGPGTGVAPFRAAIQERVAHGQTGNFLFFGCRQRDQDFYWQTEWQELEKKGCLTLVTAFSREQEQKVHVQHRLRELGPLVWELLDLRGAYFYLAGNAKCMPTDVAEALISIFQEEGKLSNADAAAYLARLQHTLRFQTETWA
- the Ndor1 gene encoding NADPH-dependent diflavin oxidoreductase 1 isoform X8; the protein is MPAPQLLVLFGSQTGTAQDEAERLGREAWRRRLDCRVQALDSYSVANLIREPLVIFVCATTGQGDPPDNMKNFWRFIFRKSLLSTSLCQMDFAVLGLGDSSYAKFNFVAKKLHRRLLQLGGNALLPPCLGDDQHELGPDAAIDPWSRDLWEKIMGLYPVPLDFPEIPPGVPLPSRYIFEILQDVTSIGAEELNITSSAPQGPPSELQPFLAPVVTNQRVTGPRHFQDVRLIEFDITDSNISFAAGDVVLILPSNSEAHTQQFCQVLCLDPNQIFMLKPREPGVPGPPGLPQPCTVWHLVSQYLDIASVPRRSFFELLACLSPHVLEREKLLEFSSARGQEELWEYCNRPRRTILEVLCDFPNTAGAIPPDYLLDLIPRIRPRAFSIASSLLAHPRRLQILVAVVEYKTRLKDPRRGLCSSWLASLDPGQAGPVRVPLWVRPGSLVFPKTLDTPIIMVGPGTGVAPFRAAIQERVAHGQTGNFLFFGCRQRDQDFYWQTEWQELEKKGCLTLVTAFSREQQC